One Roseburia rectibacter DNA window includes the following coding sequences:
- a CDS encoding response regulator transcription factor, translated as MKTVLVVEDEKLIRQGIKTMIRRSGVPVEMIIECNNGEAALEVIKEQQIDVMFTDIRMPKMDGIELVRKMQTCEHVPLTVAISGYDDFSYAVDMMRNGVREYLLKPVERDKITEILKKLNEEIESAREQEKTKQKFGYQQIKHLMLFPGTTEEEIAMIESQYADQFVWELGGENYVVCCQNHKEDRMIPEENYTFLSDIEGNDIFIIEEGKTDTLLRNEFSQGYVGISSPHQGIRELRTAYLESVQMRKKAFCRNLAWVRSGEETEHIPEKLMEEAKKLTGEEARMQRVQVLGTERKEETQKIWKQFFFEVEKGRISEDTYEECMKDFFTEEKKIYRSILESGEKIWKEMENIFADDCIGIYEEKMLHYLGEVQESIIGQFDANKNSHKMQQAVAYIAKNYASDLNMAVVSNYLSMNYSLFSYSFKQYTGSNFVNYLKDIRMKEAKRLLAGTDMRIVDISRAVGYENEKHFMKTFKNSCGVSPSEYRKNMNCE; from the coding sequence ATGAAAACAGTTTTGGTTGTAGAAGATGAAAAATTAATACGGCAGGGAATCAAAACCATGATCAGACGGAGCGGGGTTCCGGTGGAGATGATCATTGAATGTAATAACGGTGAAGCAGCACTTGAGGTAATAAAAGAACAGCAGATCGATGTAATGTTTACGGATATCCGTATGCCGAAGATGGATGGAATCGAGCTGGTCCGGAAAATGCAGACCTGCGAACACGTGCCGCTCACAGTGGCGATCAGTGGTTATGACGATTTTTCCTATGCAGTTGATATGATGCGAAATGGTGTCCGGGAATATCTTTTAAAACCGGTTGAACGTGATAAAATTACAGAAATCCTAAAAAAGTTAAATGAGGAGATTGAGAGTGCAAGGGAACAGGAAAAGACAAAACAGAAATTTGGCTATCAGCAGATCAAACATCTGATGCTGTTTCCTGGAACAACAGAAGAAGAAATTGCCATGATAGAATCCCAGTATGCAGATCAGTTTGTATGGGAGTTAGGCGGAGAAAATTATGTAGTCTGCTGCCAGAATCACAAAGAGGACAGAATGATTCCGGAAGAGAATTATACGTTTTTGAGTGATATCGAAGGCAATGATATTTTTATTATCGAAGAGGGAAAAACAGACACATTATTAAGAAATGAATTTAGTCAGGGATATGTGGGAATAAGCAGTCCACATCAGGGAATCAGGGAACTTAGAACTGCATATTTAGAGTCTGTGCAGATGCGGAAAAAGGCTTTTTGCCGCAATCTTGCATGGGTCAGATCTGGTGAAGAGACAGAACATATCCCGGAAAAACTGATGGAGGAAGCAAAAAAGCTGACCGGAGAAGAGGCACGGATGCAGCGTGTACAGGTGCTTGGAACTGAGCGGAAGGAAGAAACACAAAAAATCTGGAAACAGTTTTTCTTTGAAGTGGAGAAAGGACGCATCAGTGAGGATACCTATGAGGAATGTATGAAGGATTTTTTCACAGAAGAAAAAAAGATATACCGCAGCATTCTTGAAAGTGGGGAAAAGATCTGGAAGGAGATGGAAAATATCTTTGCAGATGACTGCATCGGGATATATGAGGAGAAAATGCTGCATTATTTGGGTGAAGTACAGGAGAGTATTATCGGGCAGTTTGATGCAAACAAGAACAGTCACAAGATGCAGCAGGCGGTTGCGTACATAGCAAAAAATTATGCAAGTGACTTAAATATGGCAGTTGTATCGAATTACTTATCCATGAATTATTCGTTGTTTTCCTATTCATTTAAACAGTACACAGGAAGCAATTTTGTCAATTATCTGAAAGATATCCGCATGAAAGAGGCAAAACGCCTGTTGGCGGGAACGGATATGCGTATCGTGGATATCAGCAGGGCAGTCGGATATGAGAATGAAAAGCATTTTATGAAGACTTTTAAAAATTCCTGCGGTGTATCTCCAAGTGAGTACCGGAAAAACATGAATTGCGAATAA
- a CDS encoding LL-diaminopimelate aminotransferase encodes MFKINDNYQKLPGSYLFSTIAKKVSAYSAANPDKQIIRLGIGDVTQPIAPAIIDAMHKAVDEMGHAETFHGYAPDLGYDFLRNAIVANDYKARGCDISADEVFVSDGAKSDSGNIQEIFAQDNKIAVCDPVYPVYVDSNVMAGRTGTYDADTQMWSDVIYMPCTSDNNFVPELPKETPDVIYLCLPNNPTGTTITKSQLQEWVDYANKVGAVIIYDAAYEAYISEDDVAHSIYECEGAKTCAIELRSFSKNAGFTGVRLGFTVVPKELKCGDVSLNAMWARRHGTKFNGAPYIVQRAGEAVYSDAGKAQLKEQVGYYMKNAKAIKEGLTKAGYTVFGGVNAPYIWLKTPDQMSSWDFFDYLLENANVVGTPGSGFGPSGEGYFRLTAFGTYENTLAAMERIQKL; translated from the coding sequence ATGTTTAAAATTAATGACAATTATCAGAAACTTCCGGGAAGTTATTTATTTTCTACCATTGCAAAGAAAGTAAGCGCATATTCTGCAGCAAATCCGGACAAACAGATCATCCGTCTTGGTATCGGTGATGTGACACAGCCGATTGCGCCGGCTATTATCGATGCAATGCACAAAGCAGTTGATGAGATGGGACATGCAGAAACATTCCACGGTTATGCACCGGATCTTGGATATGACTTTTTAAGAAATGCCATTGTAGCAAATGATTACAAAGCAAGAGGATGCGATATCTCTGCTGACGAAGTTTTTGTATCTGACGGAGCAAAGAGTGATTCCGGAAATATCCAGGAAATTTTTGCACAGGATAATAAGATCGCTGTCTGTGATCCTGTATATCCGGTTTATGTAGATTCTAATGTTATGGCTGGAAGAACCGGTACATATGATGCAGATACACAGATGTGGAGTGATGTGATCTATATGCCTTGTACCAGTGACAATAATTTTGTACCGGAGCTTCCGAAAGAGACACCGGATGTTATTTATCTGTGTCTGCCGAATAACCCGACCGGAACAACGATCACGAAATCACAGTTACAGGAATGGGTAGATTATGCAAACAAAGTCGGCGCAGTGATCATCTACGATGCAGCTTATGAGGCATATATCAGTGAGGATGATGTGGCACATTCCATCTATGAGTGTGAGGGAGCAAAGACCTGTGCCATCGAGCTTCGCAGTTTTTCTAAAAATGCAGGATTTACCGGAGTACGTCTTGGATTTACGGTTGTTCCAAAAGAATTAAAATGTGGAGATGTCTCCCTAAACGCAATGTGGGCAAGACGCCATGGAACAAAGTTCAACGGCGCTCCATATATCGTACAGCGTGCCGGCGAGGCAGTATATTCCGATGCCGGAAAAGCGCAGTTAAAAGAACAGGTTGGCTATTACATGAAGAATGCAAAAGCAATCAAGGAAGGACTTACCAAAGCCGGTTACACCGTATTTGGAGGTGTAAATGCACCATATATCTGGTTAAAGACGCCGGATCAGATGTCTTCCTGGGATTTCTTTGATTATCTGCTTGAAAATGCCAATGTGGTTGGTACACCGGGATCCGGATTCGGACCGAGCGGTGAAGGATATTTCAGACTGACAGCATTTGGTACTTACGAGAATACACTTGCAGCTATGGAGCGAATACAGAAATTATAA
- a CDS encoding extracellular solute-binding protein — protein MGRKHGKQKRVMSACMVLGMLAGLCACAGEGQTAGTDIGKTTEIKEAEELPAWQQYAKEDPVTLDWYINFSWFATPWGENLVSKTITKETGVNINFITPIGTETEKLNALIAADSLPDLITLGWWEPQVTEMISKDMVYALNELADEYDPYFWKVTDETAVNWFTMDDGNIYEYPNSSITPKDVAENENIRSNQEFLVRKDIYEAIGNPDMTTPEGFYDAVKKAAEMFPEIDGEPLIPVGAHVFDDKGNVSFDKYLMNSLAVPWEKNGQYYDRYTDPEYIRWLKVFRQLGEKGYLANDIFVDSRTQMEEKLAQGRYFCMMYQYSDMLSQQNILYENDPDSIYIAVEGPKNAAGDDPLRPTTTVNGWTVTLISKNCRNPERAIAFMDYLMSEHGQKVTFLGVEGETYEMQDGKPVLKDNVKQLLDSDRETYDRLYGADDAYWMLQDNVMQLQWEQEPSPATAQLLDWAKKYIVYNGQYDVVFPAGSKDAETDDRITKLWSETLPALLLAGSDEEFDKILESFRQKRDEMGFADLMEKKTAHIQESKKKLGIE, from the coding sequence ATGGGAAGAAAACATGGAAAACAAAAAAGGGTAATGTCTGCCTGTATGGTACTGGGGATGCTTGCCGGTCTGTGTGCCTGCGCAGGGGAAGGGCAGACAGCCGGAACAGATATAGGGAAGACGACAGAGATAAAGGAAGCTGAGGAGCTGCCGGCATGGCAGCAGTATGCAAAAGAAGATCCGGTTACTTTGGACTGGTATATTAATTTTTCATGGTTTGCAACACCATGGGGGGAAAATCTCGTATCCAAAACGATCACGAAAGAAACCGGTGTGAATATCAATTTTATTACGCCGATCGGAACGGAGACAGAGAAACTGAATGCTCTGATCGCAGCAGATTCGCTGCCGGATCTGATCACTCTTGGCTGGTGGGAACCGCAGGTTACGGAGATGATCTCAAAAGACATGGTATATGCATTAAATGAACTTGCAGATGAATATGATCCGTATTTCTGGAAAGTGACAGATGAAACGGCAGTGAACTGGTTTACCATGGATGATGGGAATATTTATGAGTATCCGAATTCTTCGATCACGCCAAAAGATGTTGCGGAAAATGAAAATATCCGCAGTAATCAGGAGTTTCTTGTACGCAAAGATATCTATGAGGCGATCGGAAACCCGGATATGACAACACCGGAAGGTTTTTATGATGCAGTAAAGAAAGCAGCAGAAATGTTTCCGGAGATAGATGGGGAACCGTTGATCCCGGTCGGTGCACATGTATTTGATGACAAGGGAAATGTTTCTTTTGATAAATATCTGATGAACTCACTGGCTGTTCCATGGGAGAAAAACGGGCAGTATTATGACAGATATACAGATCCGGAATATATCAGATGGCTGAAAGTATTTCGGCAGTTAGGGGAGAAAGGTTATCTTGCAAATGATATTTTTGTGGACAGCCGGACCCAGATGGAGGAAAAACTTGCACAGGGCAGATATTTTTGCATGATGTATCAGTACTCGGACATGCTTTCCCAGCAGAATATTTTATATGAAAATGATCCGGACAGTATTTATATAGCAGTAGAGGGACCGAAAAATGCGGCTGGTGATGATCCTTTGCGTCCTACCACAACAGTCAATGGGTGGACGGTGACGCTGATCTCGAAAAACTGCAGAAACCCGGAGCGTGCGATCGCATTTATGGATTATCTTATGAGTGAACACGGTCAGAAGGTAACATTCCTTGGCGTGGAAGGGGAGACTTATGAGATGCAGGATGGGAAACCGGTGTTGAAGGACAATGTAAAACAACTATTGGATTCGGATCGGGAAACGTATGACAGATTATATGGAGCAGATGACGCCTACTGGATGCTTCAGGATAATGTCATGCAGCTTCAGTGGGAACAGGAACCATCGCCTGCCACAGCACAGCTTTTAGACTGGGCAAAAAAATATATTGTTTATAATGGCCAGTATGATGTGGTATTTCCGGCAGGGTCAAAAGATGCGGAAACAGACGACCGTATTACAAAATTGTGGAGTGAGACACTCCCGGCACTTTTGCTTGCGGGTTCCGATGAGGAATTTGATAAGATTTTAGAATCTTTTAGACAAAAGCGCGATGAAATGGGATTTGCTGATCTGATGGAAAAGAAAACAGCGCATATACAGGAGTCAAAGAAAAAATTAGGAATCGAATAA
- a CDS encoding carbohydrate ABC transporter permease encodes MTAGDKIKKTIIYILLIILAATCMFPFLLMMVNATRDGVEITRSFTLIPSTHIKENWETVFSFFNLFKGMWNSLKVAVPATLLTAYFSAMTAYGLAMYKFRGNKLIFTAILVFMMIPGQLSLIGFYNLCTKLKLVNSYIPLIIPAIAAPGTVFFLRQYILSVMSPSLVEAARIDGASELYSFHRIALPIMSPGIATMSIMAFIGNWNNYLLPMIILNKNEKFTLPVMMATLKASTDIQRNQGAIYLAVAISVIPILSVFCFCSKYIISSISAGSVKE; translated from the coding sequence ATGACAGCAGGTGATAAGATAAAAAAGACAATTATATACATACTGTTAATTATACTTGCAGCAACATGCATGTTTCCGTTTCTCCTTATGATGGTAAATGCGACCAGAGATGGTGTGGAGATCACTCGTTCCTTTACCCTGATTCCAAGTACACATATTAAGGAAAACTGGGAGACAGTATTTAGTTTCTTCAATCTGTTTAAAGGTATGTGGAACAGTTTAAAGGTAGCAGTACCGGCAACACTTTTAACTGCTTATTTTTCAGCAATGACAGCATACGGACTTGCAATGTACAAGTTCCGTGGAAATAAACTGATCTTTACCGCAATCCTTGTATTTATGATGATTCCTGGACAGTTAAGCTTAATCGGTTTTTATAACTTATGTACAAAATTAAAACTGGTCAATTCCTACATCCCGCTGATCATACCGGCGATAGCGGCGCCGGGAACCGTATTCTTCTTAAGACAGTATATTTTATCTGTTATGTCTCCATCCTTAGTGGAGGCAGCAAGGATCGACGGGGCAAGCGAACTTTATTCGTTCCACAGGATCGCACTTCCGATCATGTCTCCGGGTATTGCAACAATGTCTATCATGGCATTTATCGGAAACTGGAATAACTATCTGCTTCCGATGATCATATTAAACAAAAATGAGAAGTTTACACTTCCGGTTATGATGGCAACCTTAAAAGCATCGACCGATATCCAGAGAAATCAGGGAGCGATTTATTTAGCAGTAGCAATCTCAGTCATCCCGATCCTGAGCGTATTCTGCTTCTGCTCAAAATACATTATCAGCAGTATTTCTGCTGGAAGTGTAAAAGAATAA
- a CDS encoding sensor histidine kinase, translating into MNWMRQFGSLKLNIKFTLVIILFMVIPIGVLASVLFYNMEQNVIDENVNYMQYTMERNKDALSTKIDSINMSTQLFLSDSALLDILKNTQEGKKYSAEEWYALKSGDITSLERLVNNNPLLYGVRVYATNDNIQEVMPVLYNSSRMKKQVWAKADDPSGWHFNYTDNLFSSYTMDQNRKIVSLVTQIDDRNYETIGTIEAAMTMENMFPSLYEVIENEWSCFADADGSYYFGDETQEKPELLEDVMHIVDQDDNIQTSYVKINGKNLVVSSFYVRELDGMLVCARDITQNVHGVYYQRNMFVFIMVVFLIVLAFFINAIVKHMLKKLYEILRGIRRVQGGDLDVVIEDCGNDEMGELGTQINKMLSRIKELMEDNLSREMLAKNSEIRALQNQINAHFIYNVLESIKMMAEIDEEYEISDAVTALGKLLRYSMKWVSGNVLVEQELDYIKNYMALINLRFDYEIFLSLNIPDIILKQEIPKMSLQPIVENAICHGIEQMAEDTNIYVKGIVEENDCVIEITDAGRGMTEEEVERLKLKIAGKIDSGGGSGNGIGLKNVQDRIHIAFGEKYGIEVASKIGCYTKVIVRIPMTHMEKEKQLEMENGR; encoded by the coding sequence ATGAATTGGATGAGACAGTTTGGCAGCCTGAAACTGAATATCAAATTTACGTTGGTGATCATCCTGTTTATGGTAATACCGATCGGTGTTTTAGCAAGTGTATTATTTTATAATATGGAACAGAACGTGATCGATGAAAATGTAAATTATATGCAGTATACCATGGAGCGCAATAAGGATGCACTTTCCACCAAGATTGATTCCATTAATATGTCAACGCAGTTGTTTTTAAGTGACAGTGCATTGCTTGATATTTTGAAAAATACGCAGGAAGGGAAAAAGTATTCTGCAGAGGAATGGTACGCGTTAAAAAGCGGCGATATTACATCTTTAGAGCGGCTTGTAAACAATAACCCGCTGCTATATGGTGTGCGTGTTTATGCCACAAATGACAATATACAGGAAGTGATGCCGGTCTTATATAATTCTTCACGCATGAAAAAACAGGTGTGGGCGAAAGCAGATGATCCGTCCGGCTGGCATTTTAATTATACGGATAATCTGTTCAGCTCCTATACGATGGATCAGAATCGAAAGATTGTGTCACTTGTAACACAGATTGATGACAGAAATTATGAAACCATTGGTACGATCGAGGCTGCGATGACGATGGAAAATATGTTTCCAAGTCTGTACGAAGTGATCGAAAATGAATGGAGCTGCTTTGCGGATGCAGATGGCAGTTATTATTTTGGAGATGAAACGCAGGAAAAACCGGAGCTGTTAGAAGATGTGATGCACATTGTGGATCAGGATGATAACATACAGACTTCCTATGTAAAAATAAACGGGAAAAATCTGGTGGTTTCTTCATTTTATGTCAGGGAACTTGACGGAATGTTAGTCTGCGCCAGGGATATTACGCAAAATGTCCATGGTGTTTACTATCAGAGAAATATGTTTGTATTTATCATGGTGGTTTTCCTTATTGTTTTAGCATTCTTTATCAATGCGATCGTAAAGCACATGTTAAAGAAACTCTATGAGATATTAAGGGGGATCAGACGTGTGCAGGGTGGTGATCTTGATGTGGTGATCGAAGATTGCGGAAATGATGAGATGGGCGAACTCGGAACACAGATCAATAAGATGCTTTCAAGGATCAAAGAGCTGATGGAAGACAACTTAAGCCGCGAGATGCTTGCAAAAAATTCAGAGATCCGTGCATTGCAGAATCAGATCAACGCACATTTTATTTATAATGTGTTAGAGTCCATCAAAATGATGGCGGAAATTGATGAGGAATATGAGATCTCAGATGCGGTGACTGCACTTGGAAAGCTGCTTCGCTACAGTATGAAATGGGTATCCGGCAATGTCTTAGTGGAACAGGAATTAGATTACATCAAAAATTATATGGCACTTATCAATCTGCGGTTTGACTATGAGATATTCCTTTCTTTGAATATTCCTGATATTATATTAAAACAGGAGATACCGAAAATGTCCTTACAGCCGATCGTGGAAAATGCGATCTGCCATGGGATAGAACAGATGGCTGAGGATACCAATATCTATGTGAAAGGAATCGTGGAAGAAAACGATTGTGTGATCGAGATCACAGATGCCGGACGGGGTATGACGGAGGAAGAGGTGGAACGCCTCAAATTAAAGATTGCAGGAAAGATCGATTCGGGCGGAGGCTCTGGAAATGGCATCGGACTTAAGAATGTGCAGGATCGTATCCACATTGCATTTGGGGAAAAGTATGGCATTGAGGTGGCATCAAAGATCGGATGTTATACGAAAGTGATCGTGCGGATACCGATGACTCATATGGAGAAAGAAAAACAACTGGAAATGGAGAATGGACGATGA